A genomic segment from Polyangium mundeleinium encodes:
- a CDS encoding response regulator, translated as MDDLTQFNGLVVAVDDNPINLDTLLEALSGERLDLAVATDGSMAMSLIEREQPDLVLLDVMLPDIDGFEVCRRLKANPQTADTQVVFMTSLSNREHRLQGLHAGAVDYISKPFDTEELLARIRPHIAVRRMTRALQEKNTSLEAEIRQRVAVEAAREALLVELMTRTDELHEAKERLERELVEKGRANAERTALHEQIIAGQRTRLLELSTPLIPITDRILVMPLIGTMDTDRVQQAIETMLQGASSRSADFIILDITGLKRVDESVASMLLAAASGLRLLGTRTVITGIRSEVARTLVHSDASLQGIVTKATLQDGIAVAMQAARHRG; from the coding sequence ATGGACGATCTGACGCAATTCAATGGTCTCGTGGTCGCGGTCGACGACAACCCCATCAACCTCGACACGCTTCTCGAGGCCTTGTCAGGCGAGCGTCTCGACCTCGCCGTCGCCACGGACGGCAGCATGGCGATGAGCCTGATCGAGCGCGAGCAGCCTGATCTCGTTCTCCTCGACGTCATGTTGCCGGATATCGACGGGTTCGAGGTGTGCAGGCGCCTGAAGGCCAATCCGCAGACCGCCGATACGCAAGTCGTCTTCATGACCTCCTTGAGCAATCGGGAGCACCGGCTGCAGGGGCTGCATGCCGGCGCCGTGGATTATATCAGCAAGCCCTTCGATACCGAGGAGCTGCTCGCGCGCATACGCCCGCACATCGCCGTCCGGCGCATGACGCGGGCGCTGCAGGAAAAGAATACGAGCCTGGAGGCGGAGATTCGGCAGCGCGTCGCCGTCGAGGCCGCGCGCGAGGCGCTCCTCGTCGAGCTCATGACCCGTACCGACGAGCTGCACGAGGCCAAGGAGCGGCTCGAGCGCGAGCTCGTCGAGAAAGGGCGCGCCAATGCGGAGAGGACCGCGCTCCACGAGCAGATCATCGCCGGCCAGCGCACCCGGCTCCTCGAGCTCTCCACGCCGCTCATTCCGATCACGGATCGTATCCTCGTCATGCCGCTCATCGGTACGATGGATACCGACCGGGTCCAGCAGGCCATCGAGACGATGCTCCAGGGCGCCAGCAGCCGCTCCGCCGACTTCATCATCCTCGACATCACGGGCTTGAAGCGCGTGGACGAGAGCGTCGCCAGCATGCTCCTCGCGGCTGCCAGCGGCCTGCGGCTCCTGGGGACGCGCACGGTGATCACCGGGATCCGTTCGGAGGTGGCCCGAACGCTCGTTCATAGCGACGCATCGCTGCAAGGTATCGTCACGAAGGCCACGCTGCAGGACGGCATTGCCGTGGCCATGCAGGCCGCCCGTCATCGAGGATAG
- a CDS encoding cytochrome P450: MTTLADTWGIHKAQFWLRGQIPDEPVQFAPDLGMWNVYGYPETLRILGDPGLFSSDTMRLVPEIRQSNEGNLVQMDPPEHKKLRSLVSHAFTPKVVADLEPRIARLTHELLDAVDGRDRLELVADLAYPLPVIVIAELLGVPSSDRDMFKQWVDKMLENTLQFSLVKRSEEQDRMVKVALEQTKNLTDYLGAHAAERRRKPREDLLTKLVEAEVDGDRLTETEVANFANILLIAGHITTTMLLGNTVLCLDTNPKEGARVRADRSLVPAAIEESLRFFSPFAVLGRVTMSAVELGGKTIPADQLLMVWIAAANRDPRQFTNPNVFDLSRDPNPHLAFGRGIHFCIGAPLARLEGRVALNILMERFPGLRLDPDAPPDFIPSPNMTGVRKLPLLRR; encoded by the coding sequence ATGACGACGCTGGCCGATACGTGGGGCATTCACAAAGCGCAGTTCTGGCTACGGGGGCAAATTCCGGACGAACCCGTCCAGTTCGCTCCCGATCTCGGGATGTGGAACGTGTATGGATACCCGGAGACGCTGCGGATCCTCGGTGATCCCGGCCTGTTCTCGTCCGATACCATGCGCCTGGTCCCGGAGATTCGGCAATCCAACGAGGGCAACCTGGTGCAGATGGACCCGCCGGAGCACAAGAAGCTCCGGAGTCTCGTCAGCCACGCTTTCACGCCGAAGGTCGTCGCGGACCTCGAGCCGCGGATCGCGCGTCTGACCCACGAGCTGCTCGACGCGGTGGACGGGCGGGACCGGCTGGAGCTCGTGGCCGATCTCGCGTATCCGCTCCCGGTCATCGTCATCGCCGAGCTCTTGGGGGTGCCCAGCAGCGACCGCGACATGTTCAAGCAATGGGTCGACAAGATGCTGGAGAACACCTTGCAGTTCTCCCTCGTCAAGCGCTCCGAAGAGCAGGACCGCATGGTCAAGGTCGCGCTCGAGCAGACCAAGAACCTGACCGATTACCTCGGCGCGCACGCCGCGGAGCGCAGGCGAAAGCCTCGCGAGGACCTGCTCACCAAGCTCGTCGAGGCCGAAGTGGACGGGGACCGGCTCACGGAGACCGAGGTCGCCAACTTCGCGAACATCCTGCTGATCGCGGGTCACATCACCACGACCATGCTGCTCGGCAACACGGTGCTCTGCCTGGACACGAACCCGAAAGAAGGGGCGCGGGTGCGCGCGGACCGGTCGCTCGTGCCGGCTGCGATCGAGGAATCGCTGCGTTTCTTCAGCCCGTTCGCGGTCCTCGGCCGGGTCACGATGAGCGCGGTCGAGCTCGGCGGCAAGACGATCCCTGCCGATCAGCTGCTCATGGTGTGGATCGCAGCGGCGAACCGAGATCCCAGGCAGTTCACGAATCCGAACGTGTTCGACCTGTCCCGGGACCCGAACCCGCACCTCGCCTTCGGACGAGGCATCCATTTTTGCATCGGCGCTCCCCTCGCCCGTCTGGAAGGCCGGGTCGCGTTGAACATCCTGATGGAGCGTTTCCCGGGCCTGCGCCTGGATCCAGACGCGCCGCCGGATTTCATCCCCAGCCCGAACATGACCGGCGTGCGCAAGCTGCCGCTGCTGCGCCGCTGA
- a CDS encoding TetR/AcrR family transcriptional regulator, protein MFQRPPQASSRADRILDAAAMLLLRMGYRKVTIEDIAKQADIGKGTVYLHWRSKEQLFQALLRRESIVLVEGMRDRLRSDLAEIKPHRFLRSSFLAVHQRPLTMALVVGNAELLGKLREGTVGSQEVLTTDRFFEILTRHGLLRADIPNLVYALRATSAGFYLLGTVDPMSVGVDVEARANALAHVVRHAFEPADEPRKEVMAAAAAELCAIFDELITCYRTWIYAAEPG, encoded by the coding sequence GTGTTCCAACGCCCGCCACAGGCCAGCAGCCGCGCCGATCGGATCCTCGACGCCGCGGCCATGCTGCTGCTGCGCATGGGCTACCGGAAGGTGACCATCGAGGACATCGCCAAGCAGGCGGACATCGGCAAAGGCACGGTGTACCTGCACTGGCGCTCCAAGGAGCAGCTCTTCCAGGCGCTGCTCCGGCGTGAATCCATCGTCCTCGTCGAGGGGATGCGGGACCGGCTGCGGAGCGACCTGGCCGAGATCAAGCCCCACCGCTTCCTGCGGAGCTCGTTCCTGGCCGTGCATCAGCGGCCGCTCACGATGGCCCTGGTCGTCGGAAACGCCGAATTGCTCGGCAAGCTGCGGGAGGGCACGGTCGGGAGCCAGGAAGTGCTCACAACCGACCGGTTCTTCGAGATCCTGACCCGCCACGGCCTGCTCCGCGCGGACATCCCGAACCTCGTGTATGCGCTGCGGGCCACGTCGGCCGGGTTCTACCTGCTCGGCACCGTCGACCCCATGAGCGTTGGTGTCGACGTGGAAGCCAGGGCCAACGCCCTCGCGCACGTCGTCCGGCATGCCTTCGAACCTGCCGACGAGCCACGGAAGGAGGTGATGGCGGCGGCCGCCGCCGAGCTCTGCGCGATCTTCGATGAACTCATCACTTGCTACCGCACATGGATCTACGCCGCCGAGCCCGGCTGA
- a CDS encoding sigma-70 family RNA polymerase sigma factor — MTAPSCRLAEVFLEQESGQGAARHEAEDALEGFLERSVASARAPWPEIDVPAEAFVRWLSARLPAGDVETLERTLGTLRLGDLYLACACERGDRAALAAFERSYVPDLTAAIQQVDRSGSHADDILQVLRQKLFVGEPGTGPKIREYGGRGELRRWLRAVAVRASIDALRAAREIPVEDELLDAIEVPADHPELSHLKRTSLAELKLALRDALGALAARERTLLQQYYLDGANLEALAALYRVSPSAVSRSLAKTRATLMGRVRNALMARLRLSGREVDNILLLVQSQLELSRSMLDGRS, encoded by the coding sequence GTGACTGCCCCATCTTGCCGTCTCGCGGAGGTCTTCCTGGAGCAGGAAAGCGGGCAAGGGGCGGCGCGGCACGAGGCCGAGGACGCGCTGGAGGGGTTCCTGGAGCGATCCGTCGCGTCCGCGCGGGCCCCGTGGCCGGAGATCGATGTGCCCGCGGAGGCCTTCGTGCGCTGGCTCTCGGCGCGGCTCCCTGCGGGGGACGTGGAGACGCTCGAACGGACGCTCGGCACGTTGCGCCTCGGCGACCTCTACCTCGCTTGTGCTTGCGAGCGGGGCGACCGCGCGGCGCTCGCGGCGTTCGAGCGGTCCTACGTCCCGGATCTCACGGCCGCGATCCAGCAGGTCGATCGATCCGGCAGCCACGCGGACGACATCCTGCAGGTGCTCCGGCAAAAGCTCTTCGTCGGGGAGCCTGGCACCGGGCCGAAGATCCGCGAGTACGGTGGCCGTGGGGAGCTGCGCCGGTGGCTCCGGGCCGTGGCCGTGCGTGCCAGCATCGACGCTCTGCGCGCCGCGCGCGAGATCCCCGTCGAGGACGAGCTGCTCGACGCCATCGAGGTCCCCGCCGACCATCCGGAGCTGTCGCACCTGAAGCGCACCTCGCTCGCCGAGCTCAAGCTCGCCCTGCGCGACGCCCTGGGCGCGCTCGCCGCGCGGGAGCGGACGCTGCTGCAGCAGTACTACCTCGACGGCGCGAACCTGGAAGCGCTCGCCGCGCTTTATCGGGTCTCGCCCTCCGCCGTGAGCCGGAGCCTCGCGAAGACACGCGCGACCCTCATGGGACGGGTGCGCAACGCCCTGATGGCGCGGTTGCGCCTCAGCGGGCGTGAAGTCGACAACATCCTGCTCCTCGTCCAGAGCCAGCTCGAACTCTCCCGGAGCATGCTCGACGGACGCTCGTAG
- a CDS encoding tetratricopeptide repeat protein, whose amino-acid sequence MSCLSDNTVAEFAEGLLETSAAERVERHVASCVTCRKLLSELAKQISVLGLPGHAASATDELRAGQEGRATPRTRALAAGAAPTGELARGAILGRYMILETLGAGGMGVVFAAYDPELDRKVALKILRQEILQRAPGAELRLMREAQAMARISHPNVLAIHDVGTLGEGLFFAMEYVDGSTLAGWLSQKERSWREILDLFEQAGRGLAAAHAAGLVHRDFKPENVLVARDGRVRVADFGLARALAAPPSPPEDVPEAREDGEGLASLTRSGAVLGTPAYMAPEQFEGVSVDAQADQFSFCLALFEALYGERPFSVNTRETVLSEAPSGRLQRPKAVPGVPARVLRALERGLRPSPDERFPSMAALLSALMQDEQRTFRNRVLGALAVAAIGGVGVFGALRAAQPNAPLCSGAPEKFAGVWGEPQKQAIRERFLATELPYAKDAWLGIEQALDAYGRGWSTMHTEACEATRLRGDQSDEVLSLRMLCLDRRLEEVRALAGVLETSGKDQVAKAPEAAKSLGDVSVCADVEGLRSPVRLPERQAAADEAREIRAQVARASALSAVGRYQEGLSIAEATVTRAQTLAHAPTEAEALTTLADLQSAAGEPKAAEASLRRAFSAAQAGHDDRAAAQAAIQLVDVVGAQLRRFDEGLHWAWLAEAVLRRGKEDEGLLAQLHENRGDVHLTQADHARAGEQYTRSLELWQRVVGPQHLRVATEQYNLGQVAIWRGDMAEAMEQTRRASEQLEAILGPHHPKVAFVLSGLATAHFNEGHHVEALAVYKKSLAIQRAALGPEHVHVARTLLGMGHALSALHENTQALAAYQEALLIFEKDQSTLPLSAEVLLGISCTQVDAGRLEEALAASERALLAFEQVFGPEHDQVAAALNNMGDVLLELGRSEEAGARFTRAQKMWEKVNGPEDFQIGIALTGRGTVERRMGRAVQAVSLLEQAVENLEKFDGNPVFLALARFELAQALWDGEKARDRAKQLATQAEQALASMNEAEAKELVRVRGWLSRVAGTHRTGER is encoded by the coding sequence ATGAGCTGCCTGAGTGACAACACGGTCGCCGAGTTCGCGGAGGGTCTGCTCGAGACCAGCGCGGCCGAGCGGGTCGAGCGGCACGTCGCTTCTTGCGTGACCTGCCGGAAGCTCTTGTCCGAGCTGGCCAAGCAGATCTCCGTGCTCGGATTGCCCGGTCACGCGGCGAGCGCCACGGACGAGTTGCGCGCCGGACAGGAGGGCAGGGCGACCCCACGAACCAGGGCCCTGGCTGCCGGGGCGGCGCCGACCGGGGAGCTCGCGCGGGGCGCGATCCTCGGGCGGTACATGATCCTGGAGACGCTGGGGGCCGGGGGAATGGGCGTGGTGTTCGCCGCCTACGACCCCGAGCTCGACCGGAAGGTCGCGCTCAAGATCCTGCGGCAGGAGATCCTGCAGCGAGCCCCGGGCGCCGAGCTCCGGCTCATGCGCGAGGCGCAGGCCATGGCGCGGATCTCCCACCCGAACGTGCTGGCCATCCACGACGTGGGCACGCTCGGGGAGGGGCTGTTCTTCGCCATGGAGTACGTCGACGGCTCCACGCTCGCCGGATGGCTGTCGCAGAAGGAGCGCTCGTGGCGCGAGATCCTCGACCTCTTCGAACAGGCGGGCAGGGGGCTCGCGGCGGCGCACGCCGCGGGGCTGGTGCACCGCGATTTCAAGCCGGAGAACGTCCTCGTCGCCCGGGACGGGCGCGTTCGCGTCGCCGATTTCGGCCTGGCGCGCGCCCTCGCCGCGCCCCCGTCGCCCCCGGAGGACGTGCCAGAGGCACGAGAGGACGGCGAGGGCCTCGCGTCGTTGACCCGTTCGGGCGCCGTCCTGGGGACACCTGCCTACATGGCGCCGGAGCAATTCGAGGGCGTCTCCGTCGACGCGCAGGCCGACCAATTCAGCTTCTGCCTCGCACTCTTCGAGGCGCTCTACGGCGAACGGCCCTTCTCCGTGAACACGCGCGAGACGGTCCTGAGCGAGGCGCCTTCCGGAAGGTTACAACGGCCGAAAGCCGTGCCCGGCGTACCCGCGCGTGTGCTGCGCGCGCTCGAACGGGGCCTCCGGCCCTCGCCGGACGAGCGCTTCCCGTCCATGGCCGCGCTTCTCTCTGCGCTCATGCAAGACGAGCAGCGCACCTTCCGGAACCGCGTGCTCGGCGCGCTCGCCGTGGCGGCGATCGGAGGCGTGGGGGTCTTCGGCGCGCTGCGCGCCGCCCAGCCGAACGCGCCGCTCTGCAGCGGGGCGCCGGAGAAGTTCGCCGGCGTATGGGGAGAGCCGCAAAAACAAGCGATCCGCGAGCGATTCCTCGCGACGGAGCTCCCGTACGCGAAGGACGCGTGGCTCGGCATCGAGCAGGCGCTCGATGCCTACGGGCGAGGGTGGTCGACGATGCACACCGAGGCGTGCGAGGCGACGCGTCTGCGCGGCGATCAGTCCGACGAGGTGCTCTCGCTGCGCATGCTTTGCCTCGATCGGCGACTCGAAGAGGTGCGCGCGCTTGCGGGCGTGCTCGAGACGAGCGGCAAGGACCAGGTGGCGAAGGCCCCCGAGGCCGCCAAATCGCTCGGCGACGTCTCGGTGTGCGCCGACGTCGAGGGGCTCCGGTCTCCGGTGCGCCTGCCCGAGCGCCAGGCGGCGGCGGACGAGGCCCGAGAGATTCGCGCGCAGGTCGCTCGGGCCTCGGCCCTGTCCGCCGTCGGCAGATACCAGGAGGGCCTCTCCATCGCCGAGGCGACGGTCACACGCGCGCAGACCCTCGCGCACGCGCCGACCGAGGCCGAGGCGCTCACGACGCTGGCCGATCTGCAGAGCGCCGCCGGTGAGCCCAAGGCGGCCGAGGCGTCGCTCCGGCGCGCGTTCTCCGCGGCCCAGGCGGGACACGACGACCGTGCGGCGGCGCAGGCGGCCATCCAGCTCGTGGACGTCGTGGGCGCGCAGCTCCGCCGCTTCGACGAAGGCCTTCACTGGGCCTGGCTCGCCGAGGCGGTGCTCCGCAGGGGCAAAGAGGACGAGGGCCTCCTGGCCCAGCTCCACGAAAACCGGGGGGATGTCCATCTGACGCAGGCCGATCACGCCCGCGCCGGGGAGCAATACACGCGCTCGCTCGAACTGTGGCAACGCGTGGTCGGGCCGCAGCACCTGCGGGTGGCCACGGAGCAGTACAACCTGGGTCAGGTGGCGATATGGCGGGGCGACATGGCCGAGGCCATGGAGCAGACCCGCCGCGCGAGCGAGCAACTCGAGGCCATCCTCGGCCCGCATCACCCGAAGGTCGCGTTCGTCTTGTCCGGGCTTGCGACGGCGCATTTCAACGAGGGGCATCACGTCGAGGCGCTCGCGGTCTACAAAAAGTCGCTCGCGATCCAGCGAGCGGCGCTCGGCCCCGAGCACGTCCACGTCGCGCGCACGCTGCTCGGCATGGGCCACGCGCTCTCGGCGCTGCACGAGAATACCCAGGCGCTCGCCGCCTACCAGGAGGCGCTTTTGATCTTCGAGAAAGACCAAAGCACGCTCCCCCTTTCCGCGGAGGTGCTCCTGGGAATCTCCTGCACGCAAGTGGACGCGGGCCGCCTGGAGGAGGCGCTCGCCGCGAGCGAGAGGGCGCTTTTGGCCTTCGAGCAGGTCTTCGGGCCCGAGCACGACCAGGTGGCCGCGGCCCTCAACAACATGGGCGATGTCCTCTTGGAGCTCGGGAGGTCGGAGGAGGCCGGCGCGCGTTTCACCCGCGCGCAGAAGATGTGGGAGAAGGTCAACGGCCCCGAGGATTTCCAGATCGGCATCGCGCTCACGGGGCGGGGCACGGTGGAGCGGCGGATGGGACGCGCTGTGCAGGCGGTATCCCTGCTCGAACAGGCGGTGGAGAACCTCGAGAAATTCGACGGCAATCCTGTGTTTCTCGCCCTCGCGCGCTTCGAGCTCGCCCAGGCGCTCTGGGACGGCGAAAAGGCGCGCGACCGCGCCAAGCAGCTCGCGACCCAGGCCGAGCAGGCGCTCGCGAGCATGAATGAGGCTGAGGCGAAGGAGCTTGTGCGGGTCCGGGGGTGGCTTTCACGCGTGGCAGGCACCCACAGGACCGGGGAGCGCTGA
- a CDS encoding protein kinase domain-containing protein has translation MTPKRVSASQLEVEPPYPPLTLLERVPGPTIGAGSLFQGRYEIVSKLGKGGFGTVYKARQVATSQLVAVKVMHAGMADDHDRRVARFQREIRLCARLHHPNIVRLIDSGRTAKGLLYTVFEFVPGENLADLLAREGPLDPREARHLMLQVLDALSCAHAQGVVHRDIKPANIMVVPTGARRNAMVLDFGIGALVDAMAGPCPSRTATPQEVLCTPEYAAPEQIEATRPTPRSDLYAWGLVFLESLTGKPVITGGSLQEVLFKQMSSTPPPIPRPLWGHPLGELLQQATVKDVRKRNVDAEGLFWKLQACDVHALRRESFLASAAGHAQQPATTLPLRPRSQGHGLALVPSRHSPKAERRQLTALCYGLTALGPGPASIDIEEVEELISREQVRCADLVRHHHGRFAGALGEEVLSYFGCNAGPEEGALAAGRAALELLARVRSQSHRLEAERGIRLEIRIGLHTGLVGNRDMRGPAYALGTTPGIAARLSALAAADTIVLSSTTSRLLEAHFALVRGGALPVEGLDRPVEVFLLRGEQTGC, from the coding sequence GTGACTCCAAAGCGGGTGAGCGCGAGCCAGCTCGAGGTCGAGCCCCCGTATCCGCCGCTCACGTTGCTCGAACGCGTCCCTGGCCCGACGATCGGGGCTGGTTCGCTGTTCCAGGGTCGTTACGAGATCGTATCCAAGCTGGGCAAGGGAGGGTTCGGCACCGTCTACAAGGCGCGCCAGGTCGCGACCAGCCAGCTCGTCGCGGTCAAGGTCATGCACGCCGGCATGGCAGACGACCACGACCGGCGTGTCGCACGCTTCCAGCGCGAGATACGGCTTTGCGCCCGGCTGCACCATCCCAACATCGTCCGGCTCATCGACTCCGGCCGTACGGCGAAGGGGCTGCTCTACACCGTCTTCGAATTCGTGCCGGGTGAGAACCTCGCGGACCTCCTCGCCAGGGAGGGCCCTCTCGATCCACGCGAGGCCAGGCACCTCATGCTCCAGGTCCTGGATGCGCTCAGTTGCGCCCATGCACAAGGGGTCGTTCATCGGGACATCAAGCCAGCGAACATCATGGTGGTCCCGACCGGGGCGCGACGAAATGCCATGGTGCTCGACTTCGGCATCGGCGCGCTCGTCGACGCAATGGCGGGGCCTTGCCCGAGCAGGACGGCCACCCCCCAGGAAGTCCTGTGCACGCCCGAATATGCGGCTCCAGAGCAAATCGAGGCGACGCGGCCGACACCTCGCTCCGACCTCTACGCCTGGGGGCTTGTCTTCCTGGAGAGTCTCACGGGCAAGCCGGTCATCACCGGCGGCTCCTTGCAAGAGGTCCTCTTCAAGCAGATGAGCAGCACACCTCCCCCCATTCCCAGGCCGCTTTGGGGCCACCCCCTCGGCGAGCTCCTCCAACAGGCGACCGTGAAGGACGTCCGCAAGCGCAATGTCGACGCCGAGGGGCTCTTCTGGAAGCTCCAGGCCTGCGACGTCCACGCGCTGCGGCGGGAGTCCTTCCTCGCGTCCGCCGCCGGGCACGCGCAGCAGCCGGCGACGACCTTACCCCTGCGGCCCCGGTCCCAGGGTCACGGCCTTGCGCTTGTCCCGTCGAGGCACTCCCCCAAAGCCGAGCGGCGGCAGCTCACGGCCCTCTGTTATGGCCTGACGGCGCTCGGCCCAGGCCCCGCGTCCATCGATATCGAGGAGGTCGAAGAGCTCATCAGCCGGGAGCAGGTACGATGCGCCGACCTCGTGCGCCACCACCATGGGCGCTTCGCCGGTGCGCTCGGCGAGGAGGTGTTGAGCTACTTCGGCTGCAATGCGGGCCCGGAAGAGGGCGCCCTCGCCGCGGGTCGCGCCGCGCTGGAGCTTCTGGCGAGGGTGCGCAGCCAGAGCCACCGGCTCGAGGCCGAGCGAGGGATCCGCCTCGAGATTCGGATCGGCCTGCATACCGGCCTCGTGGGGAACCGCGACATGCGCGGCCCGGCGTACGCGCTCGGGACCACGCCCGGGATCGCCGCGCGCCTGAGCGCGCTCGCGGCCGCCGACACCATCGTCCTCAGCAGCACGACCTCTCGGCTCCTGGAAGCCCATTTCGCGCTCGTACGCGGCGGAGCGTTGCCCGTCGAGGGGCTCGACCGCCCCGTCGAGGTCTTCCTCTTGCGAGGCGAGCAGACAGGCTGTTAG
- a CDS encoding TOMM precursor leader peptide-binding protein: MNRVLRFAPHVRPALLGPDCLALLGEHDETILQGRLYALVAPLVDGIRTNAEIIAALRGKATAPEVYYTITLLERSGHLAPASLAPPAEEAFWRSLGVTGDAAAGRHAGMPVTVEALAGLDSAFFCESLRAAGVRVEPGAGLRIVLVGDYLAPELGEMHRQALAEGFCWMPVKPSGAAPWMGPMFHPGGPCWDCLAFRIRAHRPVQTFLQRNATREQSSLPRPASSAGLAVAHGLAALVIARWIAGGAWAEIEHHVLVLDFERLALEKHTVQRRPQCPTCGDPGLVKRRAAQPPILERRARLAAQEGGSRVISPEETFAQYRHLISPVTGVLSSVEPVAGRDGPPWFVQGARYPMVPAADARNRTDFHAMAGGKGRSAAQARTSALCEGIERVSALYQGDEPTLRARLAELGDEGVHPHALQCFSESQYRTRDAWNTSARSHKWHVPLPFDERRVIDWTPVWSLATQQRRYLPTAYCYAQVPVAPEERFCVYSANGHASGNCLEEAILHGFFELIERDAVALWWYNRLRRPGVDLASFDDPYFDELETTYRSLGLSLRLLDITSDLGIPVLVALAPGREEGQLHAGFGCHLDVHVAAQRALTELNQAYDPAGHFPPLLDVRTLEDRSFLTPAEHTLPRTCSRAPRLREGNDLAEDVRACVNLATRANLDMLVLDQTRPDIGLCVAKVTVPGLRHFWPRFAPGRLYDVPVRMGWRNRALDEAELNPVPFLT; the protein is encoded by the coding sequence ATGAACAGAGTGTTGCGATTCGCACCGCACGTACGCCCAGCGCTCCTGGGCCCGGATTGCCTCGCGCTCCTCGGGGAGCATGACGAAACGATCCTCCAGGGACGCCTTTACGCGCTGGTCGCGCCCCTCGTGGACGGCATACGCACGAATGCGGAGATCATCGCGGCCCTCCGGGGAAAGGCCACCGCGCCCGAGGTGTATTACACGATCACGCTGCTGGAGCGGAGCGGTCACCTCGCCCCGGCCTCGCTCGCTCCTCCCGCCGAGGAGGCCTTCTGGCGTTCGCTCGGGGTCACGGGGGACGCCGCGGCGGGGCGCCACGCGGGAATGCCCGTGACGGTCGAGGCGCTCGCGGGATTGGATTCGGCATTCTTCTGTGAATCGCTCCGGGCGGCCGGGGTGAGGGTCGAGCCCGGGGCAGGGCTGCGGATCGTCCTCGTCGGGGATTACCTCGCGCCCGAGCTCGGGGAGATGCATCGGCAGGCCCTCGCGGAAGGCTTTTGCTGGATGCCCGTGAAGCCGTCCGGGGCAGCACCCTGGATGGGGCCCATGTTCCACCCAGGTGGTCCCTGCTGGGATTGTCTTGCCTTCCGGATCCGCGCGCATCGCCCGGTCCAGACCTTCCTGCAGCGGAACGCCACACGGGAGCAATCGTCCCTTCCGCGACCCGCAAGCTCCGCCGGGCTGGCCGTGGCCCACGGCCTCGCAGCGCTCGTGATCGCGAGGTGGATCGCAGGCGGCGCGTGGGCTGAAATCGAACATCACGTCCTCGTCCTCGATTTCGAGCGCCTCGCGCTCGAAAAACACACCGTGCAGCGGCGCCCGCAATGCCCGACCTGCGGAGACCCGGGGCTCGTGAAGCGGCGCGCCGCGCAGCCGCCGATACTCGAGCGCCGCGCGCGCCTGGCCGCCCAGGAGGGGGGCAGCCGCGTGATCTCCCCGGAGGAGACCTTCGCGCAGTATCGGCACTTGATCAGCCCCGTGACCGGTGTCCTTTCGAGCGTTGAGCCCGTCGCCGGGCGTGATGGCCCGCCGTGGTTCGTCCAAGGTGCGCGTTATCCCATGGTGCCGGCGGCCGACGCGCGGAATCGGACGGACTTTCATGCCATGGCCGGCGGCAAGGGCCGCAGCGCCGCGCAGGCACGGACGAGCGCGCTTTGCGAGGGAATCGAGCGGGTGAGCGCCCTTTACCAGGGGGACGAGCCCACGCTCCGTGCCCGCCTGGCCGAGCTGGGTGACGAGGGCGTCCACCCGCACGCTCTCCAATGCTTCAGCGAATCCCAGTACCGGACGCGCGACGCCTGGAACACCTCCGCGCGAAGCCACAAATGGCATGTGCCGCTGCCCTTCGACGAGCGGCGCGTGATCGACTGGACACCCGTCTGGTCCCTCGCGACGCAGCAGCGGCGATACCTGCCGACGGCGTATTGTTATGCACAAGTCCCGGTCGCTCCCGAGGAGCGATTCTGCGTGTACAGCGCCAATGGCCACGCCTCCGGCAATTGCCTCGAGGAAGCCATCCTGCACGGCTTCTTCGAGCTCATCGAGCGCGATGCCGTGGCCCTTTGGTGGTACAACCGGCTGCGCCGACCCGGGGTCGATCTGGCGAGCTTCGACGACCCCTATTTCGACGAACTCGAAACCACGTATCGTTCGCTGGGCCTGTCGCTCCGGCTCCTCGACATCACGAGCGACCTCGGGATTCCGGTCCTCGTCGCGCTGGCGCCGGGGAGGGAAGAAGGGCAGCTTCATGCCGGCTTCGGCTGTCACCTCGACGTCCACGTGGCCGCGCAGCGCGCCCTCACCGAGCTGAACCAGGCGTACGACCCCGCGGGCCATTTCCCCCCGCTCCTCGACGTACGAACGCTCGAAGACCGGAGCTTTTTGACCCCCGCCGAGCACACGCTCCCCCGGACCTGTTCCCGGGCCCCGCGCCTCCGCGAGGGGAACGACCTCGCCGAGGACGTCCGCGCATGCGTGAATCTCGCGACCCGCGCCAACCTCGACATGCTCGTGCTCGACCAAACCCGGCCCGACATCGGCCTTTGCGTCGCCAAGGTGACGGTACCCGGGCTTCGACATTTCTGGCCTCGTTTTGCGCCCGGTCGCCTCTATGACGTGCCGGTACGCATGGGATGGCGGAATCGCGCGCTCGACGAGGCGGAGCTCAATCCCGTGCCTTTCTTGACTTGA